GTATCATGAGAATCCATTCTTTAAGGGTAATCCGTTTATCCCATATTGCGATAAGGTTCTATAATTGGATATTACCCGGTTTCGGGTATAGTTGCCTTATGTTTATGCCCAGGCGTTAGCCTGAGTAGTTACAAAATAAGACTTAAACATTTTAAATTGTCAAGCCTTAGAAGTTGCCCTATAAATTTGTAAACTTTTCTTTTCTAGCTTCATATTAAAGAATTAAAGACACAGGCGCTTTTTGTAATCCCCTGTCTGGCTGGTTTAGAAGTCACATCTGCTTAATTTTCATTCTACTTGCGAAGATAATTGGATTCATTATAGACTCGATCTATATGATTAATCAATAATAATATCTAACATGACTTATGCAGTTCCTGGTAAATAGCGCTAAAAATAAAGATACGTAAAAGAAAATTCCTCCAGTAGAATTAATTGCAGCGGCGGATTACAGAAAAACTGTTTTGCACAAAACTTGACAATATAACACACTCAATATCCTCGTCATCTCCAAGAATATCCAATGCAAGGGTTCTGGCAACTGACCAGTCCGCTGCCATGTCAACTTTATTAATCAATGGTATAAACCTTGCCCGGGCGGGAACCCCTTTTTTTAACCCGAGAGGGTGAACAATTATTTTCGAAATTATTCCGGCTGTTATTACTGATCCCTGCGCTGCATTGCAAAGTAAGGCAGCTATTCCGGACGGTGGACAAATTCATCTGTCAGGCGCTTGTTTAAGATGTCAAGACCAACAACAGGTATTACCAGTGTGGCTTTTCCAGCGCCACCTAGAGCTGTTTTATAAAACATCCCGTCCAAAATTACTTCTGAATGCTCCCTTGATTAAGATGCAACTCTTTTTTCTTTTTACTGGTTCATTACTGGTTCAATAAATACTTCCATATCGCCGCCGCAGACCATCCCCAGGGAACCAGCAGCTTTGTTGTCAAGCTGAAAAGCGCATAATTTTACCTGTCCGGTTTCAAGAACGGAAACCCCCAGTTGACGAACCTTTTCCTCAATAATCCCGCCGCCGATCGTGCCTGTTATTCCCCCATCAGAGAAAACCAGCATTTTTGCACCTGACTTGCGTGGTGTCGAACCCGAAGTTGATACTACTGTGGCCAAGGCTAACGGTATACCCTCCCTGAGGTGTGACAGGACAATTTCAAACAGGGTAAGATCACTCGCTGCAGTGGAACTGAGCTGAAGGGAACTTCCCACTTTCTTTCCGTTATCCAGCCCCTTAGACATGGAAAGCGCTCCTCCGCAGCGTCTATCTTTGATTAATTCAGCAGCTATGCTTACAGCAATTTCCTCCGGAGTTTGAGCTCCGATATCCAATCCTATGGGAGCACGGATCATTTCTATTTTTTCGTTTGGAGTACCTATAGCCTGCAAATGTTTTTTGCATATTTCAACCTTTCGTTTACTGCCAATCATACCCAAGTAAGCCATTCCCAGGCCTGACAATTTTTCGAGGCAGATTAGATCAGACTGGTGGCCCCGGGTGATTATGACAACGCTGGTCCATGAATCAATTGACATATTCTCAAGACAGGTTGAAAAATCGCCGCAAATAATTTCCTGAGCCTCCGGAAACCGTTCAATATTGGCATATTCCGGCCTGTCGTCAACTACAGT
The window above is part of the Desulfotomaculum sp. genome. Proteins encoded here:
- a CDS encoding xanthine dehydrogenase, which encodes MEHVYKNLLDALKTGDRPVLVTLVSRKGDIIPPPGSKQLFLKNKEVGNFEADWLGANVKRLADLSKKTNRLEKADVFFPGNSEIHCTLVAEPVSGIERLIVLGGGNIAIPLVRVGSMLGYSVTVVDDRPEYANIERFPEAQEIICGDFSTCLENMSIDSWTSVVIITRGHQSDLICLEKLSGLGMAYLGMIGSKRKVEICKKHLQAIGTPNEKIEMIRAPIGLDIGAQTPEEIAVSIAAELIKDRRCGGALSMSKGLDNGKKVGSSLQLSSTAASDLTLFEIVLSHLREGIPLALATVVSTSGSTPRKSGAKMLVFSDGGITGTIGGGIIEEKVRQLGVSVLETGQVKLCAFQLDNKAAGSLGMVCGGDMEVFIEPVMNQ